A genomic stretch from Setaria italica strain Yugu1 chromosome VII, Setaria_italica_v2.0, whole genome shotgun sequence includes:
- the LOC101760219 gene encoding sialyltransferase-like protein 3 yields MKRQWSHPSATLPLLVAVSLLLTFRWCCLRHAQQAAPSRGGADAPAGDAEGYGYGYVDATLAELAAVDPAASAVLRAAEALLEGNLTRAPPQLRDAAVRGLRDWIGQQRRFDPGVMAELVDLIKRPIDRYAAGGARRDGEGRRRRPYASCAVVGNSGVLLAKEHGALIDGHDLVIRLNNAPAGEAGGGRLARHVGARTGLAFLNSNVLSRCAERGGGGCRYCRAYGDGVPILTYMCSAEHFVEHAACSSAGAGAAAPVLVTDPRLDALCSRIVKYYSLRRFVRETGRPAAEWGTRHEEGMFHYSSGMQAVVAAAGVCGRVSVFGFGKDPGARHHYHTMQRGELDLHDYEAEYEFYRDLEARPQAIPFLRDSGFTLPPVVVYR; encoded by the coding sequence ATGAAGAGGCAGTGGAGCCACCCGTCGGCCACGCTCCCGCTGCTTGTCGCCGTGTCCCTGCTCCTAACGTTCCGGTGGTGCTGCCTGCGCCACGCCCAGCAGGCTGCTCctagccgcggcggcgccgacgcgcCGGCCGGGGACGCGGAAGGCTACGGCTACGGCTACGTCGACGCCACGCTCGCGGAGCTCGCGGCCGTGGATCCAGCCGCGTCGGCGGTGCTGCGCGCCGCCGAGGCGCTGCTCGAGGGGAACCTGACGAGGGCGCCACCGCAGCTCCGGGACGCCGCGGTGCGGGGCCTACGCGACTGGATCGGCCAGCAGCGGCGGTTCGACCCCGGCGTGATGGCGGAGCTCGTGGACCTCATCAAGCGGCCCATCGACCGGtacgccgccggcggggcgcggcgggacggcgaggggcggcggcggcggccgtacGCGTCGTGCGCCGTGGTGGGCAACAGCGGAGTCCTGCTGGCGAAGGAGCACGGCGCGCTCATCGACGGCCACGACCTGGTGATCCGGCTCAACAACGCGCCCGCGGGGGAGGCCGGGGGCGGCCGGCTCGCGCGCCACGTGGGCGCCAGGACGGGGCTCGCGTTCCTCAACAGCAACGTGCTGAGCCGGTGCGCggagcgcggaggcggcggctgccggtACTGCCGCGCCTACGGTGACGGTGTGCCCATCCTCACGTACATGTGCAGCGCAGAGCATTTCGTGGAGCACGCGGCGTGCagcagcgccggcgcgggcgcggcggcgccggtgctaGTGACGGACCCGCGGCTGGACGCGCTGTGCAGCCGGATCGTCAAGTACTACTCGCTGCGGCGGTTCGTGCGGgagacggggcggccggcggcggagtgggGGACGCGGCACGAGGAGGGGATGTTCCACTACTCGTCGGGGAtgcaggcggtggtggccgcggcggGGGTGTGCGGGCGGGTGTCGGTGTTCGGGTTCGGCAAGGACCCCGGCGCGCGGCACCACTACCACACGATGCAGCGGGGGGAGCTGGACCTGCACGACTACGAGGCCGAGTACGAGTTCTACCGGGACCTCGAGGCGCGGCCGCAGGCGATACCATTCCTGCGGGACTCCGGCTTCACGCTGCCGCCGGTGGTGGTCTACCGGTGA